A genomic region of Saimiri boliviensis isolate mSaiBol1 chromosome 20, mSaiBol1.pri, whole genome shotgun sequence contains the following coding sequences:
- the SLC12A9 gene encoding solute carrier family 12 member 9 isoform X5, producing MARSQLTATSGLPGSSDSSASASSQVAGTTDATGPSGLHVLPQGYGWNLLYGSLLLGLVGGVCTLGADLYARASFLTFLLVSGSLTSVLISFVAVGPRAIPLTPRPGRNGSSLLPRFGHFTGFNSSTLKDNLGAGYAEDYTTGAMMNFASVFAVLFNGCTGIMAGANMSGELKDPSRAIPLGTIIAVAYTLFVYVLLFFLSSFTCDRTLLQEDYGFFRAISLWPPLVLIGIYATALSASMSSLIGASRILHALARDDLFGVILAPAKIVSRGGNPWGAVLYSWGLVQLVLLAGKLNTIAAVVTVFYLVAYAAVDLSCLSLEWASAPNFRPTFSLFSWHTCLLGVASCLLMMFLISPGAAGGSLLLMGLLAALLTARGGPSSWGYVSQALLFHQVRKYLLRLDVRKDHVKFWRPQLLLLVGNPRGALPLLRLANQLKKGGLYVLGHVTLGDLDSLPSDPVQPQYGAWLSLVDRAQVKAFVDLTLSPSVRQGAQHLLRISGLGGMKPNTLVLGFYDDAPPQDHFLTDPAFSEPVDSTRGGGSPALSTLFPPPRAPGSPRALSPQDYVATVADALKMNKNVVLARASGALPPERLSRGSGGTSQLHHVDVWPLNLLRPRGGPGYVDVCGLFLLQMATILGMVPAWHSARLRIFLCLGPREAPGAAEGRLRVLLSQLRIRAEVQEVVWGEGAEAGEPEAEEEGDFVNSRQGDAEAEALARSANALVRAQQGRGTGGGPGGPEGGDAEGATTALTFLYLPRPPADPARYHRYLALLETLSRDLGPTLLVHGVTPVTCTDL from the exons atggcgcgatcccagctcactgcaacctctggcctcccaggttcaagtgattcttctgcctcagcctcctcccaagtagctgggactacag ATGCCACAGGGCCCAGTGGCCTCCACGTCCTGCCCCAGGGCTACGGCTGGAATCTGCTGTACGGCTCCCTGCTGCTGGGCCTTGTGGGCGGGGTCTGCACCCTGGGAGCCGACCTCTACGCCCGGGCCTCCTTCCTCACATTCCTGCTGGTTTCTGGCTCCCTGACCTCTGTGCTCATCAGCTTTGTGGCTGTGGGGCCAAGGGCCATCCCCTTGACTCCTCGGCCTGGCCGCAATggctcctccctgctgcctcGATTTGGCCACTTCACCGGCTTCAACAGCAGTACCCTGAAGGACAACTTAGGTG CTGGCTATGCTGAGGACTATACCACAGGAGCCATGATGAATTTTGCCAGCGTCTTTGCTGTCCTCTTCAATGGCTGTACAGGCATCATGGCTGGGGCCAACATGTCGG GGGAGCTGAAGGACCCCAGCCGGGCCATCCCTCTGGGCACCATCATCGCCGTCGCCTACACCCTGTTCGTCTATGtcctgcttttcttcctctccagCTTCACCTGTGACAG GACCCTGCTGCAGGAGGACTATGGGTTCTTCCGCGCCATCAGCCTGTGGCCCCCGCTGGTGTTGATCGGAATCTATGCCACCGCACTCTCAGCGTCCATGAGCTCACTCATCGGTGCCTCCCGCATTCTCCATGCCCTGGCCCGGGATGACCTCTTTG GAGTGATCTTGGCGCCGGCCAAGATTGTGTCCCGAGGGGGAAACCCCTGGGGAGCTGTACTGTATTCTTGGGGTCTGGTGCAG CTGGTGCTTCTGGCCGGGAAGCTGAACACGATAGCCGCTGTAGTCACCGTCTTCTACCTGGTGGCCTATGCTGCTGTGGACCTGTCCTGCCTGAGCCTGGAGTGGGCCTCGGCCCCCAACTTCCG CCCCACCTTCAGCCTGTTCTCCTGGCATACCTGCCTGCTGGGGGTGGCCTCCTGCCTGCTTATGATGTTCCTCATCAGCCCCGGCGCGGCCGGGGGCTCCCTGCTCCTCATGGGCCTGCTGGCTGCGCTGCTCACTGCGCGAGGAGGCCCCAGCAGTTGGGGCTATGTCAGTCAGGCCTTGCTTTTCCACCAG GTGCGTAAGTATCTGCTCCGGCTGGACGTCCGGAAGGACCACGTGAAGTTCTGGCGGCCCCAGCTGTTGCTGCTGGTGGGGAACCCCAGGGGCGCCCTGCCTCTGCTGCGACTGGCCAACCAGCTTAAGAAGGGGGGGCTTTACGTGCTGGGCCACGTCACCCTGGGAGACCTCG ACTCCCTGCCCTCGGACCCAGTACAGCCTCAGTATGGGGCATGGCTGAGCCTGGTAGACCGGGCCCAGGTGAAGGCTTTTGTGGATCTAACCCTCTCGCCCTCCGTGCGCCAGGGGGCTCAGCATCTGCTGCGAATCTCGGGCCTCG GTGGCATGAAGCCCAACACGCTGGTCCTGGGTTTCTACGATGACGCCCCACCACAGGACCATTTCCTGACGGACCCGGCTTTCTCCGAGCCTGTGGACAGCACCAGAGGGGGTGGTTCCCCGGCTCTCAGCACCCTGTTCCCTCCTCCCCGGGCTCCTGGGAGCCCTCGGGCTCTCAGTCCCCAGGACTATGTGGCCACGGTGGCCGATGCCCTCAAGATGAACAAGAACGTGGTGCTAGCCCGGGCCAGTGGGGCCTTGCCCCCAGAGCGGCTGAGCCGGGGGTCCGGGGGCACCTCTCAGCTGCACCACGTGGATGTGTGGCCCCTCAACCTGCTGCGGCCCCGGGGTGGGCCCGGCTACGTGGATGTCTGTGGCCTTTTCCTGCTGCAGATGGCAACCATCTTGGGCATGGTGCCCGCTTGGCACAGTGCCCGGCTCCGGATCTTCCTGTGCCTGGGGCCTCGGGAGGCGCCTGGGGCGGCCGAGGGGCGGCTGCGGGTGCTGCTGAGCCAACTGAGGATCCGGGCTGAGGTGCAGGAGGTGGTGTGGGGcgagggggctgaggctggggaaccTGAGGCGGAGGAGGAAGGGGACTTCGTGAACAGTAGGCAGGGAGACGCGGAGGCAGAGGCCCTGGCACGCAGCGCCAACGCCCTGGTTCGGGCCCAGCAGGGGCGTGGCACGGGAGGAGGGCCGGGTGGGCCGGAGGGTGGGGATGCCGAGGGCGCCACCACAGCCCTCACCTTCCTGTACTTGCCTCGGCCGCCCGCCGACCCCGCCCGCTACCACCGCTACCTGGCGCTATTGGAGACTCTAAGCCGAGACCTGGGCCCCACGCTGCTGGTTCACGGCGTCACCCCGGTCACCTGCACTGATCTCTGA